Proteins co-encoded in one Neoarius graeffei isolate fNeoGra1 chromosome 11, fNeoGra1.pri, whole genome shotgun sequence genomic window:
- the LOC132894683 gene encoding uncharacterized protein LOC132894683: MADNTNMDYDGMDEPVLQTVNGRRKRRVVENHVCYKAKMNRYSGENTENGIACNHNRLMCAAASLTQNDLAYFKNQLYTSKDKVEQDAILLSHLEIMPVQRRREQVDDEDKRRQRDVTIKYSVLKEAKTRVPVCQASFMSIFCVKKERVQGIARHWLQTGKARPEKRGGSRPNPEITAKKEVIRGHIKSFACRASHYARRGAPGRKYLPSDPSVAKMHRLFSEQNHLQVTYSLYWNIFVYDFNLAFGHPAKDVCSVCVKSRMAMNDLGLKEGEKILQYSLHRRRARQFYNILNDVGDSFTVCFDVMENLVLPKSAIVQTYYSRQLYYYVFGVVRHHGRGESQSRHDIHLYTWLEYENAKDSNMIASALQHYFTAVAADNLHLCQCLRLFSDSCYGQNKNINVLSMLFGLRSQLFPHLTINYFFSGTRTPLPPS; this comes from the exons ATGGCAGATAATACCAACATGGATTACGATGGCATGGATGAACCTGTCCTCCAGACAGTGAATGGGCGGAGAAAACGTCGCGTTGTTGAAAATCATGTTTGCTATAAAGCGAAAATGAACCGATATAGTGGCGAAAATACTGAAAATGGAATAGCCTGCAATCACAACAGGTTGATGTGCGCTGCGGCAAGCTTAACTCAGAACGACCTGGCATACTTTAAAAATCAGCTATACACATCTAAAGATAAAGTTGAACAGGACGCTATACTTCTGTCCCACTTGGAGATTATGCCGGTTCAACGGAGGAGGGAACAAGTTGATGATGAAGACAAGAGACGGCAGAGAGACGTGACCATCAAATACTCCGTTCTGAAGGAAGCTAAAACAAGGGTTCCTGTCTGCCAGGCGTCCTTCATGAGCATTTTCT GTGTCAAGAAAGAGAGAGTCCAGGGCATTGCCAGGCACTGGTTACAAACTGGCAAGGCACGCCCAGAAAAAAGAGGAGGCTCAAGACCAAATCCTGAAATAACTGCCAAGAAGGAGGTCATCAGAGGTCACATTAAGTCCTTTGCCTGCAGAGCAAGCCATTACGCCCGACGTGGTGCTCCAGGCAGAAAGTATCTGCCTAGTGACCCAAGTGTTGCAAAAATGCATCGCCTTTTTTCGGAGCAGAATCACCTTCAAGTGACTTACTCGCTATATTGGAACATTTTCGTATATGATTTCAACTTGGCCTTCGGACATCCGGCAAAGGATGTATGTTCCGTGTGTGTTAAGTCCCGGATGGCGATGAATGACCTTGGCTTAAAAGAAGGAGAGAAAATCCTGCAATACTCCCTCCACAGACGCCGTGCCCGTCAGTTCTACAATATCCTGAATGACGTGGGGGATTCCTTCACTGTCTGCTTTGACGTCATGGAGAACCTTGTCCTGCCGAAATCTGCCATAGTTCAGACGTACTACTCCAGGCAACTCTACTACTATGTCTTTGGAGTGGTGCGTCACCATGGCAGAGGAGAATCCCAAAGTAGGCATGATATCCACCTGTACACATGGCTTGAGTATGAGAACGCGAAGGACAGCAACATGATTGCCTCAGCTCTCCAACACTATTTCACAGCTGTAGCTGCAGACAACCTCCACCTGTGTCAGTGCCTGCGCCTGTTCTCCGACTCATGCTATGGCCAAAACAAGAACATTAATGTGCTGTCTATGCTGTTTGGCCTCCGGTCACAGCTGTTCCCCCACCTCACCATCAACTATTTTTTTTCCGGTACGAGGACACCGCTTCCTCCCAGCTGA